The following are from one region of the Indicator indicator isolate 239-I01 chromosome 14, UM_Iind_1.1, whole genome shotgun sequence genome:
- the HDHD5 gene encoding haloacid dehalogenase-like hydrolase domain-containing 5: MALRSCLQAGWGLLRAAGPRWPPARGICAGGRPPAFGFLFDVDGVLVRGSQAVPAARQAFRRLADSSGRLRVPVVFLTNAGNCLRSAKARELSQALELQVSPEQVILSHSPLRLFSQFHQKCMLVAGQGPVEENAKDLGFKHVVTMEALRKAFPLLDMVDQSRRPKALPPPTTGFPTIEGVVLFGEPVRWETSLQLIIDVLLSNGNPGAELQDIPYPHLPILACNMDLLWMAEAKMPRFGHGTFLLCLESIYKKVTGRELKYEALIGKPSTVTYRYAEYLIKEQAQKQGWMVPIRRLYAIGDNPMSDVYGANLYNNYLKSAQRSQAQAGVKRSPEAASPQSQLRESCEGSVESCESILVCTGVYRPEAAAPRPTQEGTTEAVFHGHRDFCFDPGLVEASYIVQDVNDAVQLAFKKEDWS, translated from the exons ATGGCGCTGCGCAGCTGCCTGCAAGCCGGCTGGGGGCTGTTGCGCGCCGCTGGACCGCGGTGGCCGCCTGCCCGCGGGATCTGCGCCGGGGGCCGG CCGCCGGCCTTCGGGTTCCTCTTCGACGTGGACGGGGTGCTTGTGAGGGGCAGCCAGGCGGTGCCCGCCGCCCGCCAGGCCTTCCGGAGGCTGGCGGACAGCAGCGGGCGGCTTCGGGTGCCGGTCGTCTTCCTGACCAACGCCGGCAACTGCCTGAGGTCGGCCAAGGCCCGAGAGCTCTCGCAGGCGCTAGAGCTGCAG gtgtCTCCGGAGCAGGTGATCCTGTCCCACAGCCCCCTGCGGCTCTTCAGCCAGTTCCATCAGAAGTGCATGCTGGTAGCCGGGCAGGGGCCCGTGGAGGAGAATGCTAAGGA CCTGGGGTTCAAGCATGTGGTCACCATGGAGGCACTGAGAAAGGCATTTCCACTGTTAGATATGGTGGACCAGAGCCGGAGGCCAAAGGCGTTG CCTCCTCCAACCACTGGCTTCCCCACTATAGAAG GGGTGGTTCTCTTTGGTGAGCCAGTGAGGTGGGAAACAAGCCTGCAACTTATTATTGATGTACTCTTGAGCAATGGGAAccctggggcagagctgcaagACATACCATACCCCCATCTGCCTATCCTTGCCTGCAACATGGACCTCCTGTGGATGGCTGAAGCAAAGATGCCCAG gtttggccatggcactttCCTGCTGTGCTTGGAGAGCATCTACAAGAAAGTGACAGGCCGGGAGCTGAAGTATGAGGCCTTGATTGGCAAACCCAGCACGGTCACCTACCGCTATGCTGAGTACTTGATAAAAGAGCAAGCCCAGAAACAGGGCTGGATGGTCCCCATCCGCCGCCTCTATGCCATTGG GGATAACCCCATGTCTGATGTCTATGGGGCAAACCTCTACAACAACTACCTCAAGTCAGCTCAGCGGAGCCAGGCGCAGGCTGGGGTGAAGAGGAGCCCGGAGGCAGCCAGtccccagagccagctgagggAGAGCTGTGAGGGCTCAGTGGAGAGCTGTGAGTCCATCCTGGTCTGCACTGGGGTCTACCGCCCCgaggctgctgctcccaggcCGACACAGGAGGGCACGACAGAGGCTGTGTTCCACGGCCATCGGGACTTCTGCTTCGACCCCGGCCTGGTGGAGGCTTCCTACATAGTGCAGGATGTGAATGATGCTGTGCAGCTTGCTTTCAAGAAGGAGGACTGGAGCTAG